ggggggtgatcaatgacagggggtgatcaatgacaggggggtgatcacccatatagactccctgatcacccccctgtcattgatcacctcccctgtaaggctccattcagacgtccgcatgatttttacggatacatggatacatggatcagatccacagaacgcatgcggacgtctgaatggagccttacaggggggttatcaatgacagggggtgatcagggtaatcagggtgatcaccccccctgtaaggctccattcagacgtccgcatgatttttacggatccatggatacatggatcggatccacagaacgcatgcggacgtctgaatggagccttacaggggggttatcaatgacagggggtgatcagggtaatcagggtgatcacccccctgtcactgatcaccccccctgtaaggctccattcagacatccgcatgattttttacggatccatggatcggatccacaaaacgcatgcggacgtctgaatggagccttacaggggggttatcaatgacagggggtgatcagggtaatcacccccctgtcactgatcaccccccctgtaagtctccattcagacgtccgcatgatttttacggatccatggatacatggatcggatccgtaaaaatcatgcggacgtctgaatggagcctgacaggggggtgatcaatgacaggggggtgatcaatgacagggggtgatcagggagtgtatatgggtgatcacccgcctgtcattgatcacccccctgtaaggctccattcagacgtccgcatgatttttacggatccatggatcggatccgtaaaaatcatgcggacgtctgaatggagcctgacagggcggtgatcaatgacagggggtgatcagggagtgtatatgggtgatcacccgcctgtcattgatcacccccctgtaaggctccattcagacgtccgcatgatttttacggatccatggatacatggatcggatccgtaaaaatcatgcggacgtctgaatggagcctgacagggcggtgatcaatgacagggggtgatcagggagtgtatatgggtgatcacccgcctgtcattgatcacccccctgtaaggcttcattcagacgtccgcatgatttttacggatccatggatacatggatcggatccgtaaaaatcatgcggacgtctgaacggagcctgacaggggggtgatcaatgacagggcggtgatcaatgacaggggggtgatcagggagtttatatggggtgatcaggggtttataaggggttaataagtgtagtgtagtgtggtgtttggtgggactgtactgacctacctgagtcctctggtggtcgatcctaacaaaagggaccaccagaggaccaggtaggaggtatattagacgctgttatgaaaacagcgtctaatatacccgttaggggttaaaaaattcggatctccagcctgccagcgagcgatcgccgctggcaggctggagatccactcgcttaccttctgttcctgtgagcgcgcgcgcgttcacaggaaatctcgcgtctcgcgagaagacgcgtatatgcgtccaggaggaataaagcaaccacctcccggacgcatatatgcgtacagcggtcgggaggtggttaaagagctcagttcagtcattgctgtgccactgtttataatttttgaagattctctaggtactggtacagtgccaagtgattggcgcaaggcaaacgtggtgctcatattcaaaaaaggatcaaggtcctccacaggtaattttaGACCTATATGCTTGGAAAGTACAGTTTGCAAttagattgaaaactggctgaaggactgtgtccagaaagttgtggtcaatgattcctattcagattggtcccaggttataagtggtgtaccccaaggtacaccacttataactgggccctttaatatttaatttatttattaatgatattgaggacggtattaatagcaccatatctatttttgcagatgacactaagctatgtagatcTGTACAGTctgtggaagatgtccataaactacaagctgacttgaatactctgagtgattgggcattaacttagcaaatgaggttcaatgtggacaaatgtaaaaagttatgcatcttggtagtaataatctctgtgcataagtcctaggtgatgtagcactgggagagtcacataGAGAATGATTTGGGTGtgcttgtggatggtagattaaattacagcatacaatgtcaatcagctgcttctaaggccaccaggatattgccatgcattaaacgaggcttgaactcgcagggcagggatgtaatattaccactttacaaagtgttggtgcgacctcatctggaatatgcagttaagatctgggcaccagtccatagaaaggatgctctgcagctagaaaaagtacagaggaaagCGACTAAAttgataaggggaatggaggttcttagttataaagaaaaataaaataatttaatttatttggtcttgagaagagatgtctgggaggggggggggggggaaaacgaCAACATGAtttacctatacaaatatataaagggccataccaaaaaaaaaaaaaaaaaaaaaaaaaaaaaaaaagcgctcaaaagacaagggggcactgcatctaattggagaggaaaaagttcagtctccggaagagTCAaacctttactgtaagaactgtgacgctgtggaatagacttcctcaggacgtgatTACAGTAGACAGTTTCacaaagggtttagacaaattcttaaaagtaaaaaacattaatgcttctgaaaacgtgtagaaatctgagtctcaattccttttgggattcgcaCCCCCtcatatcccttggttgaacttgatagacaTACCTTTTTGTTCAACCGCATTAACCATGTACTTCATATGGCAGAGTATATATGTCTCTAAGAGTATAAAATTATGAAGGTGCAGTTGATGACTTTTTTGATGGTATGTAAATAACTTGCAATTACTGTAAGCCAGTTGCATTCTTCCTTAATTACTGCCCATCACAGGTCTACAGCCAGTGTGCCATATATCTCAGAACTGTAGTATTTGTTTTGATCATTTATATGCACGTCCTGATTTCTGTTATGTCATGCAGGTATATAAATGTATTAATATatgccaaaaaaggttgtgcacaaTGAGTCTTACTGCCTCCCAGTGTGTTGCATTCACTTGTGGATTGCCTCCCTGTGTCTTCACTACCTGCTGGTAGCTACATGTGTGCAGGCCGGATTTAGTAACCTGCATTTAAGCCTTAGGGACTGTTCAGACTCCTGTGACTTTGGTGCGTTTTCTGTATCCTGAGCTCTTGATGCCTGCACCGGAGTCCCTGACTtcagtgggtcagctgccaactacccCAGGATGTAGTGATCTGGTTGCATCCctacagcgaagtccagatccctattCAGGGGTTATAAGGTGAATACCAGACGAACACTAGAATAATGGCCTTAGGGTTAGCCCTGCTCGTGCGTTCCAAGTACCAGAAGTTGCGTCTTACAACCccaggatcttctatcttcattcagcaggacctgcgctgacttcACCACGCTcagcacgtggtgagcgcgattacgtcaaaagtccttttgcaggtcctgaaagaagtaaGAAGACTATGCCtactgcgcaaacaagtggatgaggcaagtgaatttatttattttttaaaccccttctgtattaagaatgctattattttcccttataaccatgttataaagggaaaataattaaatcTACAGAACTCCTAACCCAACCTaaccttcagtgaagaagtccaggttcgggtaccacattcagtttttttatatcacgcgcgtgcaaaacgcattgcacccacgacgcatccggagcaaacctgggacgcccgtgtgaaagaggccttagggtgtttCAACTGTAGAGGTACCTCAGGGACTTTGCAAATGTGACATGATACCTAAAAACCTATGCTAGCAAAAATCGAACctcaaaaaaccatatggcgctccttcccttatGAGCTCTGCTGagtacccatacagcagtttaggaccacatatggggagtttctgAAACTGCAGAATCAGTAACAAAtactgaggtttgttttgctgttaacccctaCTGTTATAGGAAAAATTATAGGAAAATCTgcacaccaaaaaaataaattttttaaacttcacctccattctgctttaattcataaagtgttaaaaagtttctAAAAtttgttttgaaaaatttgagagGTGCAGTTTATAAAatcgggtcatttatgggtggtttccattacgtaagcccctcagTCACTTCAAACTGAATTAGTccttataaaagtttgttttggaAATTCTTAACTTAAAAAATTGCTGCTAaaatttctaagccttttaaggtcttaaaaaagaaaatgtaaattacattcACAaagtgatgccaacataaagtagacatatggtgaatgttaattaataactattttgtatggtatcttaaagggaacctgtcaccgggattttgggtatagagctgaggacatgggttgctagatggccgctagcacatccacaatacccagtccctatagctctgtgtgcttttattgtgtcaaaaaaactatttaatacatatgcaaattaacctgagatgagtcctgtacgtgagatgagtcagggacaggactcatctcaggttaatttgcatatgtatcaaatggggtttttgacacaataaagcacacagagctatggggactggatattgcagatgtgctagcggccatctagcaacccatgtcctcagctctatgcacaaaatcccggtgacaggttccctttaaaaacagagaaatttcaatttagaaaattgcaaatttttccaagttTTCTGAAAAttctggattattttataaatctaGGTAAAACATGTGAGCCCAAATTTACCaccaacatgaagtacaatatgtcatgaaaaaaaatcttgattgGATAGGTTCTACCCAGTGTGATGTTTGTCCTTCCTTCTCTTCTCCACTCACAGCACAAAGTACTACAGAGAACACTACAATACTTAATCATTCAAAATGGGTGCTAAACACACAAGTGGGGGTTATTCTCACATTAGATTTTGTAGCAAAATCTGTATGGAAACTGCTTTCATTGTTCTCAATGGAAAGCCACCCTAACGTCAGTAAGGCGCACACACCACTGGGAACCATAGCTGGTGTCTGCTGAATTAACCCTACTAATAGCTCAAGCCACAGGCAGATCCCTGATTGCAAACTGCAAAGCCATGGCAGAAACCAGAGGGCCACAGAATTCAATTCCACAGTGAAATTTTGCTGATGGAAAAgtttgtgtgaacataccctaaaggcaggcatcctcaaactgcggccctccagctgttgcaaaactacaatcaAGTCATAAACTTCTAGTGGGAATAATAGAACACCACAacagttataagaatagatgctccagaatagttttttcatggagaatgcaagtacggtagttactacaacagacatgttAGGAGAAGCGACAGGTCCTCTCTAAAATATAATATTcagactttaatttttttttgcagccccacacTTTATTGGGAGATTTTTTGAAACAAGTTTTCAAAAGTGGTAGAAATCAACAGGTAAAAAATGAACGCAACAGGCGGGGAAAGATTATACACTTGATGCAGGAATAGACTCCAAATCATGGATCCCATCCTTATCAATGACCCGCACAGTGAACGAAGGAAGGCTCAGGATAAACCGCTTCTGGAGCTGAAAGACAAaaacaaatcataaaaaaaaggtGTGCGTAAGTAAGCAGCTCCTTCTCAAAAAGGTGCTAAAAGTAATTAAATTAATGCAAAGGAGCCAGAAAGGGCTAAAATTAGTGGGCTATTAACATAGGATTATGCAGGTGAACACAAATATTATGACGGGGCTTGTAAGAAAATACTAGGAGCAAGGAGGGCATTCTGCCCCTCAAATACTGGAGGATATTGTTCTACCACTGGCTGAAGAATGGACAAAATGTTCAACAGTttctcataaataaataaaaaaagatatatatatattttaaacccAGGGACTGGTGACGATCTGTCTAAAAACAATGATTACTGACGATCAGTGAAATTTCAATTTTGTATCTTTAGCCGGCCAAAAGTGGAGATGGACCAATCCAAAGCGTTCTATTACATTTCATAATGATACTAAAAAGCCCTGGTCTCAGGAGTAATGTCATGCAGCCCCTGCCCCTCATTAAGTCCACAAAACTGCACATGTAACCAGTATCTGGACTGCTACGCCATCAGGGACAGTACCATGATTTTGTGACATTACACTCATCTTTAAGCAGTTTTCTTACCTCTGCGACACATTTCTTTAGAAGCTCTACTGCCTCTTCCCGCGTGAGATCTAGAATGAAACATAAACCAGAAAGTCATAAAGAAAGGCAGGAGGACTGTCGTACCTCATCTAAGTACTgatcattgagctgctgtggTTTAAAACAGAATAGCTGTAGGCCAAAACAGACTTGTTCTCCTTTCTTAGCCCGACATCAGCTGTAAATTGTTAAGGTCCTAACACACACATGGCCCATCCCCATGAACTTGAACACTGTTCATTCTTATGAGAGAAACAGAGAAAGTGACCTCCTGTCCAGACAGTTGGAGAGTCAGGTCACATGATGCATGCTGATGACCATAAGAAAGCAGATAACTCTCAAAGAGTAAAAAGATTACCTTCACCACAATTTACATAATGTACCTGTGTAATGGGCTAGAGAAACGTTTTTGTGGAAGTTCTTCTTTAATGTGGATATGTGAAAAAGGgtgaagatgagaatacccctttcaaAAAAATGCAAGTGGCACTgatgtagacaaaaaaaaaaaaaaaattaaaaaataaaagtgtatGGAATTTTATAAACATTTTTAACTATTGTGCTAAACTGAAGACCTCCAGCGACTGATATCACACAGTCTTCTAGGAGTCAAGAATGGTGGAAATGTGTCTTCTGGTCCCTTTAATTAAAAAATGTCTTGCTATGTGTCACGTGCCGGGAgtccaaggcagacctccgggacgtcAGGGAAACAGAACACGGCAACACAGACCAGCAGCAGCATATTGCAAGAGCTGCAACAAGATATACAGACGTAGCACAGGCACTTGCTACACGGaacagcgggtgtggacccactgtgccactaactggctatactctggaggggtgtgactaagcaagtacctggtattcactagagcctcagatggtgaggatagacttgagccgtaGGTAGTTGCCAGGGTTGACTCCAGAGCAATCCCAGAGTCAGTGGCAGATCAGGAGGTACCCGAGTAGGTACCGGCAGGAAGCGTAGACAAGTGAGCAGAcacgtaaccaggagcaacggcTCAACAAGAGATAACACAGACTAGGGATACACAGCACAGAACAGGCTAGGGATACACACAGAGCAGGGATTCTCCCTCCGGGGAAGCCAGGGACCCTCTCACAAAGGCAGGACATAGGACAAACAAACAGAAGCAGTtagttaagcactgccaggctatcagatgcagttacgcactgctaggcGAACAAGGAACAGACCAGAAACATAACATAACACAGGACAGGTACAAGACATAACATGAAACACCATGACAGAACAGGTACAGCAGAAAAAAGACCAACAATGCAAAACCAGGTGACGCCACGCAGGAGGGTAACTGGAACTCCCAGGAACAGAAGTGAGGTGCTACACGTAGCCAGGCACTGACAAGACTGAACGGACCACCAGTCCCACAGCCACTAGATGGATAAGGCTGGATAACAAGGGCACCTGGAAAGCCCCACCCAGGCACAGATCAGGGAAGTTAACCCCAACAGAACCGGAGTACAGATCACAAGACAGGCAGGTACAGAACCAGCAAGCACGGAGAcacccgcagccagtacgccagagcacaaCCAAACCAGACACTGACAAACAGAAGCATCACGGGGAAAGCCAAGATCCCGTGACACAGCAAACATACAGACCCGGGGAGAGAAACATACACAGGTGAGTTCGctgacaccgcagccagcacgcagccccaagcaaccagcctacacaggtaacagcctgcagccagtacgcatgcagccagcctgcaggaataactgtcacagtgaactgcaCTGTGACACTATGTAAAAAGGCAATCTATGAAACCCTAATTTGGACTACAGACTGTAAAGATGACCACAGACATTAGATGTATTGCAGTCAAACCAGTTGATTTTGGCGGGACTGTCTGACCATCTTTATTGGGGGCTGTCCACTCTCCCTTGATGTAAGATTTTGGGGGAGGTTAACAATGGGCTGACTGATTTCAACATGCTAGAACCTTTGCCTCCTGGGAAGATAAGCCACTAAGTTTAACTTCCCAGtgattcttcccccccccccattcagggGGTCAAGAAAGACAGCTGTGGCCAACAGGAATCTTACAAATATGGCCAGCCTTAGCCCTTGTTAGTTCCTGTATGAACCAGCCTTAGATGGTCTGCAGGGACAGGATCCTTTTAAAAAGTATTCTTCTACATAGGTAGCTGACAAAGACTGGGAGCATTGACCCTAATTCTTTCAGAGGAAACCGCAAGTCTGTCTCCGTAATAAAGTGTACACATTCGGAAAAAAAGCAATAAACTTGTTCCACCCCTTCTAATAACCTTCATGGGAAAGAAACATGTTCCATATGTGACAAATCCTCCCAATAACTTAAAAGCTAATCAATTAGTCATGTTGGTGAGGGAGGCATGACAGAATTCCAGTCTTGGGAGGAAAGTGCCGCCCTCCGAGAGCTACCGAATTATCTCCATTCGCCACCCCGGGCTATAATGAGTGGCTTTCGGATGGGTCAGCTGACTTTACTATCAGCTTCATGCTGAGTGGTATTGATTTAAGCTCCTTTGTTTTTTAGTACAGCTACTAATAAAGTGGGATGAGCACAACCTGTTGAGTAATCCGCATGCCAGGAAAAGTTCCAGTATCAGGAGAAACaactttaaaggtgttgtcccacaAAGGATATGTATCACCTATCAACAGGACCCCTAATTAGGCGTGGAGCCCCCGATTCTCCTCACTACACCACACCACATGCAACATTGTTGTCTGTAGGGAAACCTTGCATTAGTGGAGGGGTTCAGACACTTTACCAAAGGCTACAGTCCATTCGTTTGAGGAAATATCTGGGTCCCAGGCCATGAAACCCCAACAATGTTACCCTCTGACATGTAAACCCTACGGCACACTATTACAATCACTTGCGGAGCACATAGTGAGAAATTCTGTACTTTCTGCCTGATGTTACTATGCaaacataataaaaatattaGTACTAGCAAATGTGCAAAAAGCATAAGACAGGGGAATACAGACATATCAATTATCCAATTTGTGGTTTTCATTCATAACTCCTCTATATTAATAATATACAAGTAGTTTGCCATTCAAGTCAGTATAGAAACATTTACACAGCTCCGCGCTAGAAAGACCAGCAACCAAAGGGTGCTAAAGACAAGCGATGATTGACAGCATGACAGCGAAAGAGGCACTGGAGAAAGGGGGTGTAGGTGATACTTAGGTCCCACCAGGGGGTACTCTACACTCTGTGCCCCAGCAAGGTGTGGGTGTCATCACACTAACTTCTCAGCACTGCTAGAACATGTTTGGAGGGCTGCATTGCAAAGCAGCCTCTCTAAACTGACTCTGCTCTGCTACCTCCAGGTCCCGCATTCCCTCAAGTCATGAACATaaaaaatttactaacatttagcAGCAGAGATAGAAATCATTGGCTTTGAAATATCAATTTgctttaaaagggaatctgtcaccagcaacctccTTGGTTTGCATAGCTGTGGTTAACCTGATTAAAACTGtttctttggtgcaatgagggcatcatcattgctcttgctgcacccaagctccactcctttctgtggccagccgcTCTCTCGCTGCTTTCCCATCAATCAATAGAGATGGCCGATGCTGCGCACAGAAAGGAGGTAaccttgggtgcaacaagagcaataatgatgccctcattgcaccaaagccctaatttgcatattaggaaaaGTATCATAGCTTGAGAATGGAgccttggatcaacaaaagaaaaatggcGTTTTAAATCAGATGAACCACAGCTAtatgtctatgcaaacagctggatCGGGAGGCCGCTggtgacattccctttaactaACAAGATATTTTGTATATGACTTATAGAACACTATACTTACGAGGGGATCTTCGTAAATATATAGAGTTATACCATATACAAAATATcttgtaaaggaaaaaaaaatatatatatatatatatatatatatatatatatatatatatatatatatataatgaagaaaatccgcagcactccttgaagtatagaaaaaatgtgtagttttattcacacgtcaaataagacaacgtttcggttctctcacagaacctttttcaagtcaaaatATATCAAGATAgagagttatatatatatatatatatatatatatatatatatatatatatatatatatatatatatatatatatatatatatatatatatatatatataaacactttCCTTATATGCCACACTTTGTATTTTGGAGCTGAAGATCATTTTTATAAATGAGGAAAGTTGTACAACTCATCATACCTGGCTTATAGTAGCGGTCAAGGATGCTGAGGGTGAGGTAGGCTCCATAGCCGTGAGCTGCAAAAGGTGCCTTTGCCAGAGCTGCTAGGTAATCCATATAATAGAGGGAAGGTCCATCATGTTCGTCATAACCAGCCAGCAGCAAGTTAACATGGTAAGGAGTCTGCAGAGACATGGATTGGGATTATTACATGCAATACAGACTGATTTACATGCATCATAACTGAACTGTTCCAGTTCTACCCACTGGGAAATCAGGTCTTGGACTGCTGCCTGTTCTTGAAGGCCAGGAGACTGGAAGATTGAGAAATGTAGCAATAAGGAATATTTCTGATGGTCAGAAATGCTCCATATACCCTGTACACCGCCTGGACGTAGCATCAAGCAGAAAAATGGAGCAGTTTATACCCACTTCATTTCCAACcatgttaggctcctttcacacctgcgttcaggtgtccgctcgtgagctccgtttgaaggggctcacgagcggccctgaacgcagccgtctggccctaatgcattctcagtggaggcggatccactgagaatgcatccgcctcccagcgctcagcctccgctcagtgagcggacacctgaacgctgcaagcagcggtcaggtgtccgcctggccgtgcggaggcgagcggatccgttccgacttacaatgtaagtcaatggggacggatacgcttgaagatgacaccatatggctcaatcttcaagcggatccgtcccccattgactttcaatgtaaagtctgaacggatccgctcaggctactttcacacttttttttaagtaataatgcagacggatccgttctgaacggagccaccgtctgcattattatgatcggatccgttcgaacgcaggtgtgaaagtagcctcaggtgACAGCTTCTCTTATtcctgctgccagacacctgcgGTGGCAGCTTATCTCTCATAGATGCTAGTGGGTCCAGCAAAACACCCCAGATACTCATCTAATGTGTACGGCCATATTGGTTGCTGGCTgagatatggaacatcttagccaGCAACCAATGTAACTGATGTTTCCTACATTAGCACCTAACAACGACTGCGAACCTGGGATCATCAATTTGAAGGTGCCGCAGGCCTTGTGTGCGCATAGCACCATCTTCATTGTACAGATTAGACTGGGTGCAGGTAGACGGACCAATTAGTAGCCACAATGCAGGATACTGCAGCTTcgtcctattaaagtgaatgggacaaagATGAGAGTTGGGagcccaccaatctcatattgatggactatcatgaggatagaccatcaatattctgATCCAAGAAAGCCCCTTCAAAATAAACATCTCAGGGCCCTTTCCTGTAACATTAGGTTACCACACTGAGATGAAGGTTCTCTCTTATCTTATGAAAAAAACTTATCAAGTAATTACATAAAGGGTTAAATACAattaaatgagaaaaaaaaaaaaaaaaaaaaaaaaaaacacaacaacaagTGAACATAGAGATTTAAGACATGTGTGTGCTATATGCATTTTGTGCAGACAGCAGATTGACCCAAGCACGTGCCAGTAGTGCGGATGACCAGGCACTGGGCAGAAGAGGCTGCAGTCCTAGTCAGTGCACCCCAAATACTTTAATTTAATTAGTCGCTCTAACATTTATTTATGCCTACACATCCGAGACGCAGCCACAATTAACAAAAGGAGGGATGGGGAGGAGGGGGTCTCTCAGTGTTTAAAGAGCGGTGCAGGAGATGTCTCGCTAAAGGTTTGTGCGACTCTCGAGATGCCAGCTTTCTGCATGTGTGAGAAGCTCAGGCATAAATAAAAGGGTGTGAGGCAGTTTTAATTAAACCAATACATCTGTGCCAGTTACCATGTCAGACTTCCTCTTGACACGCTCGGGCACAAGGGATGAGCTGGCAGAGTTTTACCCATTCAAAACCAGAAACAGTTAAGCATTAGGCTGCTGACCCAAGACTCCGTATCCTGCGCAGGATCCATACTCCCACAGTCTCAATGTATATCATCATACAT
This is a stretch of genomic DNA from Bufo gargarizans isolate SCDJY-AF-19 chromosome 3, ASM1485885v1, whole genome shotgun sequence. It encodes these proteins:
- the PSMB2 gene encoding proteasome subunit beta type-2, coding for MEYLIGIQGRDYVLVMADTVCANSIIKMKHDVDKMFKMSEKILLLCVGEAGDTVQFAEYIQKNVQLYKMRNGYELSPTAAANFTRRNLADYLRSRTPYHVNLLLAGYDEHDGPSLYYMDYLAALAKAPFAAHGYGAYLTLSILDRYYKPDLTREEAVELLKKCVAELQKRFILSLPSFTVRVIDKDGIHDLESIPASSV